One Dermacentor andersoni chromosome 6, qqDerAnde1_hic_scaffold, whole genome shotgun sequence genomic window carries:
- the Rpp14a gene encoding ribonuclease P protein subunit p14 — MESNKRKFHTVCRTQHVYMDVSLRFEEPGEEVDATVFKFVILQALKKLYGEVGASVAVDILKFRESDLRAYLRVSSSNVVRLWSSLTLTSCYNGRPCSFRVYKVSPSLASLSVSSSHYQHVPAAEVTADE, encoded by the exons ATGGAAAGTAACAAAAGAAAATTTCACACTGTTTGTCGGACGCAGCACGTCTACATGGATGTTTCACT CCGTTTCGAGGAGCCCGGTGAAGAAGTTGATGCGACGGTATTCAAGTTTGTGATTCTGCAAGCATTAAAGAAGTTGTATGGTGAA GTCGGTGCGTCTGTTGCAGTGGACATTTTGAAGTTCAGGGAGTCGGACCTACGAGCTTACTTGCGTGTTTCATCCAG CAACGTGGTCAGGCTTTGGAGTTCACTGACCTTGACTTCCTGCTACAATGGAAGGCCGTGTTCCTTTCGGGTGTACAAG GTGTCTCCCAGCCTGGCCTCACTGAGTGTGTCAAGCTCACACTACCAGCATGTACCTGccgcagaagtgactgctgatgAATAA